From the genome of Uranotaenia lowii strain MFRU-FL chromosome 1, ASM2978415v1, whole genome shotgun sequence, one region includes:
- the LOC129738650 gene encoding argininosuccinate synthase produces MGERILLAYSGGLDTSCILKWLLEKGHEVICFMADVGQEEDFNAAREKALRIGAKDVIIKDMKRMFVEKFVWPALQMGLIYEDRYLLGTSLARPCISIGLVEVAAQRGCSVISHGATGKGNDQIRFELSCYALNPLMKVIAPWRLPEFCERFQGRTDLLEYAKKNNIPVSATPKAPWSMDANIMHISYESGILEDPSVAAPEELYQMTQSPLKSADTPIKVEIIFKEGLPVRVSELISGKTMEEPFDILTFLNKIGGEHGIGRIDLVENRFLGLKSRGVYETPGATILHVAHRDLEVYCLDREILRVKSFLASKMADYVYNGFWYSPEAEYVRSCLVASQKNVSGKVVLEVFKGHAMAVSRESIKSVYNQELASMDVHGTLSPYAASGFIEVNAMRLKEHHRVFGSANTK; encoded by the coding sequence ATGGGTGAGAGGATTCTGCTAGCATATTCCGGAGGGCTGGATACCAGCTGTATCCTCAAGTGGTTGCTCGAGAAAGGTCACGAGGTGATCTGCTTCATGGCCGATGTCGGTCAGGAGGAGGACTTCAACGCGGCCCGAGAGAAAGCACTGCGCATCGGGGCCAAAGATGTGATCATCAAGGATATGAAGCGGATGTTTGTGGAGAAGTTCGTTTGGCCGGCGCTTCAGATGGGTCTGATTTATGAGGATCGATATCTTTTGGGAACCTCTCTGGCTAGGCCCTGCATCTCGATCGGCCTGGTTGAGGTGGCTGCTCAACGAGGTTGTTCGGTGATTTCGCATGGAGCCACCGGTAAAGGAAATGATCAGATTAGGTTCGAGCTGAGTTGCTACGCGTTGAATCCGTTGATGAAGGTCATCGCCCCCTGGAGATTGCCGGAGTTCTGTGAGCGATTCCAGGGTAGAACTGATCTTTTGGAGTACGCGAAGAAGAACAATATCCCGGTGAGTGCAACGCCAAAGGCGCCCTGGTCGATGGATGCTAATATTATGCACATAAGTTACGAGTCCGGGATCTTGGAGGACCCATCTGTAGCTGCACCGGAAGAATTGTACCAGATGACTCAATCCCCGTTGAAGAGTGCTGATActcccatcaaagttgaaatcaTTTTCAAGGAAGGGCTTCCGGTGCGAGTTTCTGAACTTATTAGTGGCAAAACTATGGAAGAACCTTTTGATATTCTTACTTTCCTGAACAAGATTGGAGGAGAGCACGGAATCGGAAGGATAGATTTGGTGGAAAATAGATTCTTGGGGCTCAAGTCTCGAGGTGTTTATGAGACGCCGGGTGCCACAATTCTGCACGTAGCCCATCGAGATCTGGAAGTGTACTGTTTGGATAGGGAAATCCTAAGAGTTAAATCTTTCCTGGCCTCCAAGATGGCTGATTACGTTTACAATGGGTTCTGGTACTCACCGGAGGCGGAATATGTCCGTTCCTGTTTGGTTGCCTCTCAGAAAAACGTATCCGGCAAGGTGGTCCTGGAAGTGTTCAAAGGTCACGCCATGGCCGTGTCCCGGGAATCTATAAAAAGCGTCTACAATCAGGAGCTGGCTTCGATGGATGTCCACGGCACACTCTCTCCCTATGCGGCCAGTGGCTTCATCGAGGTCAATGCCATGCGGCTTAAAGAACATCACCGTGTATTCGGAAGTGCCAATACCAAATAA